Genomic segment of Labrus mixtus chromosome 1, fLabMix1.1, whole genome shotgun sequence:
catgttttttttttttttttttgtcttttgtttttaacgGACAGTAGCCGTGGTTTTCTGCGCGTTATGTTAAAGAGCTCCCACCACGGCTGTTTCCCCGTGGGGTGGCTCTGGAAAGTGGACTGTCTGGTTGGTTTTCTCCATCCACTTTCCGCCTGCATGGAACAAAGTGTGCTTTATGAAACATAAGCTGGACCCAGGCGGGTTGTCAGCGTTGCCCTTTATGTggtaacgtttttttttttttgtttgttttgggtttttttttcatcccaaGAGTTCAGCAGCGTAAATCATCACCATGAGGAGTACCGATGAGCCTGAGGGCTTTGACGGCGAGGCCTCCAACACTTCCATGATCTCCGGGGCCAGCAGTCCCTACCAGCCCACCACCGAGCCCGTCCACGCGAGGAACGTTCTGGGAGGGATAAGGTGCGACGTGGAGTACCTCAAGTCCTACTTCGGGATTTTAAAGGTGGTTGAAGTGGTAAGTTCGAGCACCGGCACACATTAAGTTTAATGTTCAAAGTGCGTAAAACTAACGCACCGTTTACCCATCAGCCACTGAACATATGAACGAAATAGTTTCTACTATACTGTAGGTCAGTTCTTAGCATCAACACTGTATTACTCCTGTCCCTGAGGTGTTCCAACGAGAATAATAAAGGTACCCTGCCCCACATCCCTAATAGTGGTCAGTCAGGTTCAGTCAGGATGTCATTGTTTGAAGTTCCAGGAGAAGTTGCTTTTCCTTCCTATTTTTAAATAGACACATATTTTTGAAACATCTCTAAATACAGTCTATGTTTTGCTACAACAAAATACTACAGTATTGGAATTGTTAATTTTGATGTAGCCTAATCCAATTCCTATAGTGATCTTATTGTTTCTCCCTCTTATGTTAAGGtgctttgcatgtttttgtcatgtgtgtCCACTCAGTGATGCACCTGGTTATTCCTGTGTCTTTAATGTGCTCATAAATGACTTCTAGAGAAAACAAGACCGTTTCTTTCGTCTGGATGTAGTagtcaatgaaaaacaaagctaTTCTATCAAGCTAATGCACCTAAACCAGATGTCTGATCTGAGACATCAACAAAGTGAAGCGAGGGCTCCCAAAGCACTGACAATCCACCAGAGGAGGAAATATCTGTCGAGCCAGAGcaatttctcttcttctgttgccAAGAAATGCAGACGCAGGCctgctcactcacacacaaatgaaGTAGTGTGTCCACAGCAGGACAGACCATGGAGTTGTGGGGAGTAGCAATTACCTCTGACATTGTTTGTGGATGGCAAAAGCAATCTTAAAGTGAAAAACAGTGTCAGAAGACATTGCATAGTTCTAGCTTCTCTACATCACTTTCTAACTCGTAGTATTTTGTGGGTGTCTGAGGGTCCCAGTTGTCTCACAGAGAGCACAGTCAGCATGTGCGATTGCACACACCTGTGATGTTTACCTCAGCGAACGTGGGAAGTCAGGAGGAGACTCCATCTGTCGTCGGCGTGGGAGAGATTTAGATCAGATTGCAACATAACGGTCAACTATAAGTGATAGAATATTGTCTTTGACTAAAGCTGCTCAgtggaaggggaaaaaaaacattttatttctgaatcTTTTTCAAATGTTAGTGGCTACTGAGGCCCTTAACCGGACAAATGACTACATCAGATTATAAATCATATCCCTGTTTTCCACATGTTCAGGGAGATGGTGCTTAGCTTAGTGTTTCTAATGTGGTTGCCCAATACTTAACCATTGTTGAAATACATCTCCAGTAGCAGCTTTAATGAAAAACACTAAGTAAGACCTGGTGCAGAATTTATAACACAGGAACacaagaagacaaacagaagaaaacaggtGCAAAACACATCACTATGCCGGGCTGTTGCTACATATTTTCCAGGTATATAAGGTTTAATATGAACCATTTGCACAACTTATTTAAATACCAGTAAACACAAAATATCTTAATATTAATTTTCTTCAGTTTATCGTCTTCTCTTTATATTTACTTGAATTACTTGTTCAGCCCAGACTTTCCAGTCTAAGCTTATCATGTCACCTTCATGGACGAGGACAGGGTCATTGAAAGTCATCCAAGTTCTCAGAGGAGGCCTACGAGGCTCGCTGCCAAACATTAATAGCACCACTGGCTCGCACTTTCACCGCTCTGTCCTTAATTGCTTAACTCTTTGCCAGCGGAGGCTGTGTGATGATCTTTCCCAAATGATTGATGTCAATGCTGAATATGTCACCGTGTCTGCTTTATCTTCTGTTATAAAGAGGTGGTGCTGTGGCTTTTAAATATGTAACTGTGTTAACAGAAAGTGGTTCTTCGGCTGACAGGGCAGTAATCATGTGTTGTTTACCATCATCTTTGCACAGGAGTAAGTGATACAGAGTAATGATTAGCATCAATGCAGAATAGACTGGTAGAGTACAGCACATGCTGCATTGTAACCCCCCCTCCCCGGAAATGTCTTTACTTCCTTATGACTTTTCCAAGGAAATGTTTATTGTATTAGCTCCACACCCACCCAGGCCTTGTTTGCATTTATGAAGTGGTTGCAAACACCACTTGGAAATCTGGACTGacccaataataataataaacccatGTTTATTTGGAAATCCTGCGTCCCTCTGCACAGGCACAGGGTGCTAAGTGCTCATAGACCTGTATAGTAGCTTCACACTTCACACTGGAGCACTAAAATGCATTAATACAGGCTTTAAGGGAGCTAATGAACTTGGAGTCAGTCCTCAAATGAATGGACACACAGGCTTCTTTTGACCCTGCTGATCACAAACAACCGCCAGTTAGGGTGTAACCTGAGCGAGGTGTGTCCATCATGACGACaggtttgtctttgtctctttgtctcgGGGGTCAACAAAGTCTAGCTGATCTGCAACTAGTGACCTGCTAAAATGACTAAAATCTGAAACCTTGTAGGGCTTTACAGTACATCgatcaaactgtttttgtttctctacaAGACTTATTGCCCAACAGTCCACTCCGGATGATGTGTATTACAAGTTATTCTTTTAACAAGTGGAAACTAAATATTGTTTCAAGGTGTGTTAcattcagtttgtgaatgtTATTTGATGAAGTTACCAGATGCTACAAAATGTCAGAGAGCATTTCCTGCCTTACGCTCCATTTTCTCTCCTGGTTGAAACATTACCTATTCAGAGCTTGTAGGGAGAAATTAAGACAACAAGTACTTTGTGCATGTAGCGGATGTGTGAAGACATGAATGCCTTTGCCTACACCTTGCCTCTTAGGTGAAATGTAACATATGTCAGGCTACATTTTCAATTGgaccttttgtgtgtgtggaggttccATTGCATTAGGGGCTCAGCTTATAATCCTTTCCTCCATTAGTTACCTCTCAACAACAGATGGTGTATAAGAAGGGGATCCGAGTCTTAATAAAGTGCATAATCCAACAGATAaggatgtgtgtgcatgcatgcaggagaaaagagagaacaagagCCAATCTGCATGATTGTGTACTTGCACACGCGCCATGAGGGTTGAAGCTATAAGACATAAAATCATTACTGACATGATTATCCAGTATGGTGCTTTGTGGTCCTTCCGCCTGCCTCCTCCCCCGTGGCTGCCCGACACCTGCTACACAGGGACTTGGGAAAAGCAATACTATGCCTTCTACTAGAGACATGACATCATCCCTCAGCCCTGAGGAGTCCTCCACTCTTGTTTGGGTGTAACCTTTTTGGTCGTGTTATAGTAACAGATGGACTGCTGTCCAACTAATGGGGTTCCAGCAGATGTGGAAAATGAAACTTTTGTCTTGATGATTTGAGAAAGTCAGTTTCCTTTTTGTTGTGCTTGTTTTAGTGTGTCGCTACCCGGTGGTAATTCATGCATCACTATTTGTGGTTATTGTAGTGTAACCAGGAGTGTGACGTCTCTGTCTAAATCTAGGTATACAAACTGGTCGAATAGTGCGTCACAAACAGGAGTGTGCTGTACCTATAGTTCACCAAATGCAGAAAATGACTTCCTGATCTTAAACCTGATAGGTTGGCTGGTTGGCTTTTGAGCTGCTGAGAGGAAGGGCAGAAGAGGGAATGGTTTTTTAAACAATCCcaataagagttttttttaaaaaactgtttcaaaATACAAACCAAAACTAGATGAAATCTACTTGAGGGAATATAACAATTCACGATGAATCTCTTTTTAGTTCTCAATTGTCCAGATATGCTCATCATCAGCTAATCTTTGTTATATGTCAAACCCAGCTGAGCACTGATTTGTTTAATGAGCCTTTGTGCTTAGTAAGTACCCTCTTTATCTTTCTAAGCTGTAAAACCATTTATCTTCTATCATCTTCCTTATTTACTGTATCTCAATCACATATGCTATATCAGTCATGCAATCCTCACTCAATGTCCTTTCGCtctctgcaaaacaaaattCTTTAGATAATCGGATCACATCTCTGAATGTAGCCCTGAATAATTGCCTTGACTTTGTTGCCCTGAtgacacagaggagggggggatttCAAAGAGGGAGGTGTCCTGGTTTTCACAAAGATCTTTGGGTCTTAAAGCAGATTTACTGTGAGCCTGATTGTGAATGGTGCTTGCCTGCTTTGTCTGGAATACTGGCTCTTCATTCAATTAAATTCCCATTTCAATAGTCGGAGTTTGTTATTTGTCCAAAGTAAactgtgagaataaaaatgactcAACAAAATTCCTCCGAGGCTTTATTATGAACTTGCCAAGGCACCCCTGTCTGTGAAATCCACACGCTGGTCTGCTAATGACCTTATGAGGTTTATTGGAAAAATCAATATCATCAGAGACAAGATCATTACTTTGCAACCTAGTATCTAATCAACACTGCTAATGAAGCAGCACTTCAGTCATCTGTCTGTGGAAAACATGACTGTCTCCTGCAGCTTTTCAGAATATTTACTCAGCCCTTTACTGTACTCAAAGGGTTTTCTGCAGGCTGTGTTTTAACTGACTTGGTGAGCTCAACAGAAAGTGGTAAACATATCTGTTTATGATTTTGAGAGAGAGCATGTGTCAATCAAAAAATTGCTCTACCTCTCTGTCCCACACAGGCTGTGACTACACACCTTACGTATGCCTGATTGTGTATATGGATGTATGCATATCTGTATCGCACTTTTCCTGTCACTTTTacatgtaaagcactttgtggcgttgtgttttaaaaagtgctgtataaatacattgtattattatttagttGTTGGTATGTCAGTGGTGTTTTTTCTAAATTAGCCATTACACTTTGGATTGACTCTGTGCAGAATGGCATGAACACTCAAGAAATGTTTTACCATTAAAGGATTTAGAAAGCAAAATATTTCCCACCACAGTTTCTACACTTATGCAAACGTTTATCTGCTTATGCAAAATATTCACTAGTAGTTTGCATGACCACCTGTAAATGCCATGCTTTAATCTCGTTTCCTTTTGAAGCCCTTTGGAGAGAAAGATACAGATAAAACAACCTCTGGTCCAGGTATGAGTAAATAATAAGGCGTAAACACTTACTACATGGCCTGAAGTGGTTTTGTCATTAGGAAAACTTTGCCATGGACAAACCCATCATTATAcacatttgtataaaaaaacactttatgtcAACTGTTCATCCTGGTAGAATAAGCAGATCTGGGTCCTGGATCACTCTGAGCCAATTGGTAATCTGTGTGCGGGGATTTGTTGGGGTCTGCATGGCACGAGAACCCCTAAATAGCAGGATTCTTCCCATACTGTGGTTTTATTGAGGGATGTTGGCCGGAGGGAAGCATCTTCACAGGCTGCCAGGAGCGGGACTCTTGAGATGGGCTCATGACCTCGGGTCTATTCATGGGACAATCACTTAATCATCTGGAGAGATTGGAATTTTACTGAACTAACAAAAACTCACGTAAAGATAAAACGTGCCTGGAACTAAATGCACTTAATGTCTGAGAGCAGTGTTACAAATAGACataatatttcacattttgaaatgtatttaccTTCTTGAAAGTACACATTTTTTATAGACTATTTGAAATGATATGATGGATTTGGGATTTATTTAGATTCCAGTCATACAAATCATGTGCGAACACTTTGAATGTGTGAAGTTTGTGAATGATTGCCCTGTTATTGAGATCACACTATACACAGTATGTTCCACTAAACTTGTCCCCTTCTTCCATGTGTCTCCCTCTGATCATTTCCCTTCAGGTCCTTTCACTGATTGGATTCATTTGCATAGAGACCATCATGATGTGTTCTCCCTGTGGAGGGGTCTACTTCTTCGAGTTTGTCAGCTGCAGTGCCTTCGTTGTGACGGGGGTCCTTCTACTGATCTTTAGCCTCAATCTTCACACCAAGGTGCCCCACGTCAACTGGAGCCTTACGGTGGGTACAGGGACACATCATGTGGGACAAGACCAGCCCGTTGATTTGTTGAACTCTTTTAAACCAGTTTAATTGATTAGACTAGCTAACAGCTAATGGCAAGTTTAAACTTGAGAGATTGAAAGGCTAGGAAGTATTAGCTTGGGTCACTGGACCACTTGTGTATGTATAACTGCATATAACATGACAGAAAGATGTTGAACTAGTTTTGTCAAGGAGCCTGCCTAACACTTTGATATCTGTACTATGTTGATTAACATGACAATGTTATCCCTGCTAAACAAATGTTTGCTTTCAGCTATAATATAGCTGagatatataatatatataatatatatattatatatatatattatataatatataatatagctgaaatatataatatatataatataatataatatatattatatatatattatatatatatatactatataatatagcTTATATTatgagctcaagtccatttaccatttcagcattgtgagcatgt
This window contains:
- the cmtm4 gene encoding CKLF-like MARVEL transmembrane domain-containing protein 4; this translates as MRSTDEPEGFDGEASNTSMISGASSPYQPTTEPVHARNVLGGIRCDVEYLKSYFGILKVVEVVLSLIGFICIETIMMCSPCGGVYFFEFVSCSAFVVTGVLLLIFSLNLHTKVPHVNWSLTDLVNTAASTFFFFLSSLVLSCINHNTGAEIAAVIFGFLVTGVYGINTFLAVRRWRLGNGCQGAAQTSEYIRARTASRGEMEARPELA